One genomic region from Microcystis panniformis FACHB-1757 encodes:
- a CDS encoding ISAs1 family transposase, whose product MKLPPCRSEVQLLNLKGAIVTLDAMGTQTEIAQQIKSGGGDDVLALKGNQGKLFQQVEGWFDQAIAGDWQGIEYSYHEKVESGHHRIETRQIWVVPVSQLPPLHRQSLWPGLTTVVMVRSVRQLWNKTTTEIRFFISSLAADAQKHAEVIRGHWSIENSLHWVLDVIL is encoded by the coding sequence ATGAAATTACCGCCGTGCCGCTCAGAAGTGCAATTGCTCAATCTCAAGGGAGCGATAGTCACTTTGGATGCCATGGGAACCCAGACGGAAATTGCCCAACAAATCAAGTCTGGGGGCGGAGATGACGTCTTAGCCCTCAAAGGCAATCAGGGCAAGCTCTTTCAACAAGTAGAAGGCTGGTTTGACCAAGCTATAGCCGGGGATTGGCAAGGGATTGAATACAGCTACCACGAAAAGGTGGAGTCGGGGCATCACCGGATCGAAACCCGTCAAATTTGGGTGGTGCCGGTGTCCCAATTACCGCCCCTGCATCGGCAGAGTCTGTGGCCTGGCCTAACCACCGTAGTCATGGTTCGCAGTGTCCGCCAATTATGGAATAAAACTACTACAGAAATTCGCTTCTTCATCAGTAGTTTAGCAGCGGATGCCCAAAAACACGCCGAGGTGATTCGCGGACATTGGAGTATTGAAAATAGTCTCCATTGGGTACTCGATGTTATACTTTAG
- a CDS encoding L-threonylcarbamoyladenylate synthase, whose product MATIYSLHPENPQQRSIQEICHALKNGAIMLYPTDTVYAIGCDLNVKSAVERVRQIKQLSNDKPLTFLCSSLSNISEYAVVSDYAYKIMRRVIPGPYTFLLPATKLVPKVVMNPKRKTTGIRVPDHVICRTILETLENPIISSSAHLPDQEGDFPTKGLETARLFDALDHIVDLIIEDGSAPGSEVSTIVDFTGDQPDIVRQGLGWPELQQWL is encoded by the coding sequence ATGGCTACTATTTACTCTCTCCATCCGGAAAATCCCCAACAACGTTCTATCCAAGAAATCTGTCATGCCCTGAAAAATGGGGCAATTATGCTTTATCCTACCGATACCGTCTATGCGATCGGTTGCGATCTCAATGTGAAATCCGCCGTCGAACGAGTTCGCCAAATCAAGCAACTATCTAATGATAAACCCTTGACGTTTCTCTGTTCTTCTTTGTCGAATATTTCCGAGTACGCAGTGGTCAGCGATTATGCTTATAAAATTATGCGACGAGTTATACCCGGTCCCTACACTTTTCTCTTACCGGCGACTAAATTAGTGCCGAAAGTGGTGATGAATCCGAAGCGGAAAACCACTGGTATCCGGGTTCCCGATCACGTTATTTGTCGCACTATTCTCGAAACCCTAGAAAATCCCATTATCTCTAGTTCTGCTCATCTTCCCGATCAGGAGGGGGATTTTCCCACCAAGGGATTAGAAACCGCTAGGCTATTCGATGCCCTCGATCATATCGTTGATTTAATTATCGAAGATGGTTCGGCTCCCGGTTCGGAAGTGTCAACAATTGTTGATTTTACCGGCGATCAACCGGATATCGTGCGTCAGGGTTTGGGTTGGCCAGAATTACAACAATGGTTATAA
- a CDS encoding DUF2887 domain-containing protein has product MIDQTRQQIVDPNTQRNVIELIEKIIIYKFPQKSRQELEAMFNLTEWKQTKFYQEAKKEGKIEGKIEGKMETIPLLVRLGLNEEQIARELNLKVEIVHQFITNQNN; this is encoded by the coding sequence TTGATTGACCAAACTCGCCAACAGATTGTTGACCCTAACACTCAAAGAAATGTTATCGAGTTAATCGAGAAGATTATTATCTACAAATTTCCGCAGAAAAGTCGCCAGGAGTTAGAAGCCATGTTTAATCTCACGGAATGGAAACAAACCAAGTTTTATCAAGAAGCTAAGAAAGAAGGAAAAATTGAAGGTAAAATTGAAGGTAAAATGGAAACAATTCCGCTTCTGGTTAGGTTGGGACTTAATGAAGAACAAATTGCGCGGGAATTAAATCTAAAAGTTGAGATTGTTCATCAATTTATTACCAATCAGAACAATTAA
- a CDS encoding IS5 family transposase, which translates to MYRKTNESSIAPENFELPFEGKLSADNRWIIMAELIPWEEFEEEYAQNFDEEMGAPAKPFRMALGALIIKEKLKTSDRETIEQIKENPYLQYFLGMSAYSNEALFDATMFVNFRKRISKNLINKINKRMVMRERKKKEIEEKSERKEEEKESQIKNKGKLILDASCAPADLSYPQDLGILNQARKKTENILDCLYQSLRIKLKKKPRTYRKRARKDYLKVAKKRRCSQKERREAIKKQLQYIKRNLSQIEKLIEGGSELSSLSKRNYKMLLVVTEVYRQQLWMWENKSSRIDDRIVSITQPHIRPIVRGKAGKPVEFGAKISVSCFESYVFLDHLSWDNFNESGDLQAQVEEYKEFTGYYPESVHVDKIYRTRKNLAWCKERGIRISGVPLGRPPKNISKETKKQALEDEGIRNAIEGKFGQAKRRYSLDCIMTKLDKTSETSIAITFLVINLSNLLRQVNCLFLSLFLYTSKFSFIHPSLIRKDDKKADFSTEKLILNSG; encoded by the coding sequence ATGTACCGAAAAACGAACGAGTCTTCAATTGCCCCAGAAAACTTTGAGTTGCCTTTTGAGGGAAAATTATCAGCAGATAATCGCTGGATAATAATGGCAGAGTTAATTCCCTGGGAAGAATTTGAAGAAGAATATGCCCAAAATTTTGACGAAGAAATGGGTGCGCCAGCCAAACCATTTAGGATGGCATTAGGAGCATTAATTATTAAGGAAAAATTAAAAACAAGCGACAGGGAAACCATAGAGCAAATCAAGGAAAACCCCTATTTACAGTATTTTCTAGGGATGTCAGCCTATAGTAATGAAGCTCTATTTGATGCGACAATGTTCGTTAATTTTCGTAAAAGAATCAGTAAGAATTTAATCAATAAAATTAATAAAAGAATGGTGATGAGAGAGAGAAAAAAGAAGGAAATTGAAGAAAAAAGTGAAAGAAAAGAAGAAGAAAAAGAGAGTCAAATAAAAAATAAAGGAAAATTAATATTAGATGCAAGTTGCGCACCTGCTGATCTAAGTTATCCCCAGGATTTAGGGATATTAAATCAAGCAAGAAAGAAAACAGAAAACATTCTAGATTGTCTCTATCAAAGTTTGAGAATCAAGCTGAAGAAAAAGCCAAGAACTTATAGAAAAAGAGCGAGAAAAGATTATTTAAAAGTAGCCAAAAAACGTCGTTGTTCTCAAAAAGAAAGACGAGAAGCTATCAAGAAGCAACTGCAATATATCAAAAGAAATCTATCTCAAATAGAGAAATTAATCGAGGGGGGATCAGAGTTAAGTAGTCTCAGCAAAAGAAACTACAAAATGTTGTTAGTGGTGACAGAAGTTTATCGTCAACAATTGTGGATGTGGGAAAATAAATCATCGAGAATTGATGATAGAATTGTGAGTATAACCCAACCACACATCCGCCCTATCGTTAGAGGAAAAGCAGGAAAACCAGTTGAATTTGGAGCAAAAATCTCAGTAAGCTGTTTTGAGAGTTATGTATTTTTAGACCATTTAAGTTGGGATAATTTTAATGAATCTGGGGACTTACAAGCGCAAGTAGAAGAGTATAAAGAATTCACAGGATATTATCCAGAATCAGTTCATGTTGATAAAATTTATCGAACTAGAAAAAATCTAGCTTGGTGTAAAGAAAGAGGAATTAGAATCAGTGGAGTTCCTCTAGGAAGACCACCTAAAAATATTAGTAAAGAAACTAAAAAACAAGCTCTTGAGGATGAAGGAATTCGGAATGCAATTGAAGGTAAATTTGGTCAAGCAAAAAGAAGATATAGTCTTGATTGTATCATGACAAAACTTGATAAAACTTCAGAAACTTCCATTGCCATTACTTTTTTAGTCATCAATCTTTCTAACCTGCTTAGACAGGTTAACTGTCTTTTTTTGTCCCTATTTCTTTATACATCTAAATTTAGCTTTATTCATCCCTCTTTGATTAGAAAAGATGATAAAAAAGCTGATTTCTCAACAGAAAAACTTATCTTAAATTCGGGCTGA
- the hpf gene encoding ribosome hibernation-promoting factor, HPF/YfiA family: MKLLIQGNNIAVTEPIHDYVEQKLEKAVKHFNGITTKVDVHLSVEKNARIPDRHKAEVTVYANGTVIRAQEGSENLYASIDLVSDKIARQLRKYKERLVDHRTNATVKTSEVVQEKPLDDNLIGDRTPELPAEVVRMKYFAMPPMTIEEALTQLQLVDHDFYMFCNKDTNEINVIYQRNHGGFGVIQPRPVNLNGKESN; encoded by the coding sequence ATGAAGCTATTGATTCAGGGCAATAATATCGCTGTCACCGAACCTATTCATGATTATGTGGAACAAAAGCTGGAGAAAGCGGTGAAACATTTTAACGGCATAACCACAAAAGTCGATGTTCACCTCTCCGTGGAAAAGAATGCGCGCATTCCCGATCGCCACAAGGCAGAAGTAACGGTTTATGCTAATGGAACAGTGATTCGCGCTCAAGAAGGAAGCGAAAATTTGTACGCAAGTATTGATTTAGTTTCTGATAAAATCGCTCGTCAACTCCGCAAGTATAAAGAAAGACTGGTGGATCATCGCACCAACGCCACCGTTAAAACTAGCGAGGTGGTGCAAGAGAAACCCTTAGATGATAACCTAATTGGCGATCGCACTCCCGAATTACCTGCGGAAGTAGTGCGGATGAAATACTTTGCCATGCCACCGATGACTATTGAGGAAGCACTAACACAATTGCAATTAGTCGATCACGATTTCTATATGTTCTGCAACAAAGACACGAACGAAATCAATGTTATCTATCAACGCAATCACGGCGGTTTTGGTGTTATTCAACCCCGTCCCGTCAACCTAAATGGCAAAGAATCCAATTAA
- a CDS encoding IS630 family transposase, giving the protein MINLEFTEEEKNSLYYERFHHPHPRVQLKMEVLWLKSQKIPHQKICQLAGISPNTLLTYLRDYQEGGIEKLKEINFYRPKSELEFQKETLKKYFEKNPPATINEAVYRIEELTGIKRSPTQVRKFLKSMGMKCLKVGSLPSKADPDEQEDYKEKKLEPRLNEAKEGKRAVFFVDAAHFVMGAFLGFVWCFERLFVKSPSGRKRFNVLGALNAITHEVILVTYDNYITATQVCELRSKIAALGLMIPITLVLDNARYQKCKIVEELALSLSIELLYLPSYSPNLNLIKRLWKLVKKKCLYGKYYENFSDFSSAIYECLNDAHLKHKKELDSLLTLRFQKFNKSQIMNV; this is encoded by the coding sequence ATGATTAACCTAGAATTCACGGAAGAAGAAAAGAACTCACTGTATTATGAAAGATTTCATCATCCCCATCCCCGGGTTCAACTGAAGATGGAAGTTCTCTGGTTAAAAAGCCAAAAGATACCGCACCAAAAAATTTGTCAGTTAGCAGGAATCTCGCCAAATACCTTATTAACCTATCTTCGCGATTATCAAGAAGGCGGAATAGAAAAATTAAAAGAAATCAACTTCTATCGCCCTAAAAGTGAATTAGAGTTTCAAAAAGAAACCCTCAAAAAATACTTCGAGAAAAATCCACCAGCCACAATAAATGAAGCTGTATATAGGATAGAAGAATTGACGGGAATAAAACGAAGTCCTACCCAAGTGAGAAAATTTTTAAAATCAATGGGAATGAAATGTTTAAAAGTAGGTTCTCTTCCTTCTAAAGCTGACCCAGATGAACAAGAGGACTACAAAGAAAAAAAGCTAGAACCCAGACTAAATGAGGCAAAAGAAGGAAAAAGGGCTGTTTTTTTTGTTGATGCCGCTCACTTCGTCATGGGAGCATTTCTCGGTTTTGTTTGGTGTTTTGAGAGACTTTTTGTTAAGTCACCGAGCGGGCGTAAACGCTTCAATGTTTTAGGAGCATTAAATGCAATAACTCATGAAGTTATTCTGGTAACATATGACAATTATATTACGGCAACTCAAGTCTGTGAACTCCGGTCAAAAATAGCTGCTTTAGGACTAATGATTCCCATCACTCTAGTCTTAGATAATGCCCGCTATCAAAAATGTAAAATTGTTGAAGAATTGGCTCTTTCTTTGTCAATAGAACTGCTCTATCTGCCGTCTTATTCACCTAATCTAAATTTAATTAAAAGGCTGTGGAAATTGGTCAAAAAGAAATGTTTATATGGTAAATATTATGAAAACTTTTCTGACTTTTCTTCAGCCATTTATGAATGTTTGAATGATGCCCATTTGAAACATAAAAAAGAACTGGATTCCTTGCTGACTCTACGATTTCAGAAGTTTAATAAATCTCAGATTATGAACGTCTAA
- a CDS encoding DUF29 domain-containing protein, with the protein MKNQLSQLYETDFNLWIEQTVNHLKKCNLAALDLDNLIEEISDIGRNNRREVFSRLKVLLMHLLKWQYQPEKPTNSWINTIDEQREQLEFIFRDSPSLKPYLADIFAECYQKAVRGTVNETNLPKETFPVDCPFSQEQVLNWDYLPGNSF; encoded by the coding sequence ATGAAAAATCAATTATCTCAGCTTTATGAAACTGATTTTAATTTGTGGATTGAGCAAACCGTAAATCACTTAAAAAAGTGCAATTTAGCAGCCCTCGATTTAGATAACTTAATCGAAGAAATATCCGATATAGGACGTAATAATAGACGGGAGGTATTCAGTCGTTTAAAAGTTCTCTTGATGCACTTACTTAAATGGCAATATCAACCAGAAAAACCGACTAATAGCTGGATAAATACCATTGATGAGCAAAGAGAACAATTAGAGTTTATTTTCAGGGATAGTCCTAGCTTAAAACCCTATTTAGCCGATATTTTCGCTGAATGTTATCAAAAAGCAGTGCGAGGGACGGTAAATGAAACTAATTTACCAAAAGAAACTTTTCCTGTTGATTGTCCTTTTAGCCAAGAACAGGTTTTAAATTGGGATTATCTTCCTGGAAATAGCTTTTGA
- a CDS encoding IS4 family transposase has translation MISELYQKVLENELGRARYLLLLMVVGTLQILKQAKLEILAEALPIPILFESRRKKLKRFLKLEILNIEKIWFLCLKEMLKQQERFTIKGLVYIAIDRTSWGAINILMVSLIYDKRAIPIYWEILDKKGSSNLEEQQRVLGKILKVLSGHKIVVLGDREFCSVSLGKWLWEQSLYFCLRQKKSTNVKTKEGIYQEMRELGLSPGTQLFLNDVNITKEQGFGQFNLAGKWKKTYRGFQTKEPWYILTNFGDLETAIIAYQKRFDIEEMFRDFKSGGYSLEGSQLAPQYLSKLIIVIAIAYTSATLQGKKIKDMGIQKYVTRPEKRYKGQRRHSSFYVGQHLYHWLQLHQMFQKNIEELMQISRYRLKDYIKGQRAISLALSTF, from the coding sequence ATGATAAGTGAACTATACCAGAAAGTGTTAGAAAATGAACTGGGGCGAGCCAGATATCTACTGTTGTTAATGGTAGTTGGAACCTTGCAAATATTGAAGCAAGCAAAGTTAGAGATATTAGCTGAAGCCTTACCAATACCAATCCTGTTTGAGAGTCGGAGAAAAAAACTAAAAAGATTTTTAAAGCTGGAAATTCTGAATATTGAAAAAATCTGGTTTCTCTGCTTAAAAGAGATGTTAAAACAGCAGGAGAGATTCACAATAAAAGGATTAGTATATATTGCCATAGACCGAACGAGTTGGGGAGCAATTAATATCTTGATGGTGAGTCTAATTTATGACAAGAGAGCCATCCCAATCTATTGGGAGATATTGGATAAAAAAGGAAGTAGTAATCTCGAAGAACAGCAGCGAGTATTGGGGAAAATATTGAAGGTGCTATCAGGTCATAAAATCGTGGTGTTAGGAGATAGAGAATTTTGCTCAGTCAGTCTTGGAAAGTGGCTTTGGGAGCAGAGTTTATACTTTTGTTTAAGACAAAAAAAAAGTACAAATGTCAAGACAAAAGAAGGAATTTATCAAGAAATGAGAGAGTTAGGTTTAAGTCCAGGAACTCAACTATTTTTGAATGATGTCAATATTACAAAAGAGCAGGGATTTGGACAGTTTAACTTAGCTGGTAAGTGGAAAAAAACCTATCGGGGTTTTCAAACAAAAGAACCTTGGTATATTCTGACAAATTTTGGGGATTTAGAGACGGCAATAATTGCCTATCAAAAAAGATTTGATATTGAGGAGATGTTCCGAGATTTTAAGTCGGGAGGCTATAGCTTAGAAGGTTCTCAATTAGCACCGCAATACTTATCAAAGCTGATAATTGTTATAGCTATCGCCTATACAAGTGCCACACTGCAAGGTAAAAAAATTAAGGATATGGGAATCCAAAAATATGTCACAAGACCTGAAAAAAGATATAAAGGTCAACGCAGACACAGTAGTTTTTATGTGGGTCAACATCTCTATCATTGGCTCCAGCTACATCAAATGTTCCAAAAAAATATAGAAGAGTTAATGCAAATTAGCCGCTATCGGTTGAAGGATTACATCAAAGGACAAAGAGCGATATCGCTTGCCCTATCTACCTTCTAG
- the larC gene encoding nickel pincer cofactor biosynthesis protein LarC, whose protein sequence is MERVNSSHDSKIVAYWDCPTGIAGDMCLGALVDLGVPLEYLIAQLKTLGIEDEYQLKAEKLHRRGQIATKIHVDVTAEKSSDHHHHHHHTPARHLPEIENLIKQANLPQKVQEWSLAVFQQLAIAEGAVHGIAPEKVHFHEVGATDAIIDIVGTCLGLDWLSVSELYCSSLPTGGGTVQAAHGRLPVPVPAVVQLFSQRQVPIYSNGIEAELVTPTGAAIVTTLAKSFGKPPKMQLEKVGLGAGTKDLPIPNLVRLWLGKKESEKLDEIETVAVLETQIDDLNPQAIAYLSEALLQAGALDVFSQAITMKKSRLGILLTVICALDKIAICENMIFQETTTLGIRRTIQERSILKREIQSIDTVYGQIRLKVAYKESINQPITVQPEYEDCAAIARQHHLPWRFVHQMALAIWQEKNQS, encoded by the coding sequence ATGGAGAGAGTAAATAGTAGCCATGATAGCAAAATCGTCGCCTATTGGGATTGTCCCACGGGAATCGCCGGGGATATGTGTTTAGGGGCATTAGTAGATTTAGGAGTCCCCTTAGAATACCTGATTGCACAACTAAAAACTTTAGGAATCGAGGATGAATATCAGTTAAAGGCCGAAAAACTGCATCGTCGCGGTCAAATTGCCACTAAGATTCACGTCGATGTCACTGCCGAGAAGTCCTCTGATCATCACCACCATCACCATCATACCCCCGCTCGCCATTTACCGGAGATTGAAAATTTAATTAAACAGGCAAATTTACCCCAGAAAGTCCAAGAATGGAGTTTAGCGGTTTTTCAACAACTTGCGATCGCAGAAGGAGCCGTTCACGGGATCGCACCGGAAAAAGTGCATTTTCACGAAGTCGGGGCAACCGATGCCATTATCGATATCGTCGGGACTTGTTTGGGTTTGGATTGGCTATCGGTAAGTGAATTATACTGTTCTTCTCTACCCACCGGCGGCGGTACAGTTCAGGCCGCCCATGGTCGTTTACCGGTTCCCGTGCCAGCAGTAGTACAATTGTTCAGCCAGCGACAAGTACCAATTTATAGTAATGGCATCGAAGCGGAGTTAGTAACACCCACGGGGGCAGCTATTGTGACAACTTTAGCTAAAAGTTTCGGTAAACCGCCGAAAATGCAGTTAGAAAAGGTCGGTTTAGGAGCAGGGACAAAAGATTTACCGATTCCCAATCTTGTCCGACTTTGGTTAGGGAAAAAAGAATCAGAAAAGCTAGATGAAATTGAAACTGTGGCAGTTTTAGAAACTCAAATTGATGACTTAAATCCACAAGCGATCGCCTACTTAAGCGAGGCTTTATTACAAGCGGGTGCCTTGGATGTATTTAGTCAAGCAATTACTATGAAAAAATCTCGTTTGGGGATACTTTTGACAGTAATTTGTGCCTTGGATAAAATTGCTATTTGTGAAAATATGATCTTTCAGGAAACCACAACTTTAGGCATTAGAAGGACAATTCAAGAGCGATCGATCTTAAAAAGAGAGATACAATCGATCGATACTGTCTATGGACAAATTCGGCTAAAAGTTGCCTACAAAGAGTCAATTAATCAACCGATTACCGTACAACCAGAATACGAAGATTGTGCCGCAATTGCCCGTCAGCATCATCTACCTTGGCGATTTGTTCATCAAATGGCCTTAGCTATTTGGCAAGAAAAAAATCAGTCTTGA
- a CDS encoding Hsp20/alpha crystallin family protein, with the protein MAFTLYSPFLEINSVQRQIDQLFQEVLPTTSLVSRPPVEISVNEDSVELKIELPGMDIKDIDVEVSKQMVAINGQRECPAEVENSEFYYGKFSRLITLPVEVQNSQVTANYQDGVLYLTLPKAVAEKNKVVKVNLG; encoded by the coding sequence ATGGCTTTCACTCTTTATTCTCCCTTCCTCGAAATTAATTCTGTCCAACGTCAAATCGATCAACTTTTTCAAGAAGTATTACCGACAACTTCCTTGGTGTCTCGTCCCCCGGTGGAAATCTCTGTTAACGAGGATTCCGTGGAATTAAAAATCGAATTACCCGGCATGGATATTAAAGATATCGATGTGGAGGTTAGCAAGCAAATGGTGGCTATTAACGGGCAACGTGAATGCCCTGCCGAGGTAGAAAACAGCGAGTTTTATTATGGTAAATTTAGTCGCTTGATTACCCTACCAGTGGAGGTGCAAAATAGCCAAGTTACCGCTAACTATCAAGACGGTGTTCTTTATCTCACCCTCCCGAAAGCGGTGGCAGAAAAAAATAAAGTGGTTAAAGTTAATCTTGGTTAG
- a CDS encoding type II toxin-antitoxin system HicB family antitoxin, with translation MKKLKYRIVLQWSDEDNCYLVGLPDFPGQKWRTHGNTYAEAVKNAEEVLESLIQLYQKLGESLPHPEITKKGEILTKIN, from the coding sequence ATGAAAAAACTTAAATATAGAATAGTGCTTCAGTGGTCTGATGAAGATAATTGTTATCTAGTTGGCTTACCCGACTTTCCTGGACAAAAATGGCGGACTCATGGTAATACTTATGCTGAAGCTGTGAAAAATGCTGAAGAAGTCCTAGAATCTCTGATACAACTTTATCAGAAATTAGGGGAATCTTTACCTCATCCTGAGATAACTAAAAAGGGAGAAATTTTGACAAAAATAAATTAA
- a CDS encoding type II toxin-antitoxin system HicA family toxin, with amino-acid sequence MPKKIRELKQMLKKAGFIDFPGKGSHNHWLHPLYTGKITLSGKDGADAKRYQEQEVKNAIEEVRRKEDEKT; translated from the coding sequence ATGCCCAAAAAAATCAGAGAATTAAAACAAATGCTCAAAAAAGCTGGATTTATTGATTTTCCGGGAAAAGGCAGTCACAACCATTGGTTACACCCTCTATATACAGGAAAAATCACCCTATCGGGAAAAGACGGAGCAGATGCTAAACGTTACCAAGAACAAGAAGTCAAAAATGCTATTGAAGAGGTCAGGAGAAAAGAAGATGAAAAAACTTAA